A part of Dethiosulfovibrio faecalis genomic DNA contains:
- the metG gene encoding methionine--tRNA ligase, with amino-acid sequence MSDSKHFYITTPIYYVNDVPHIGHAYTTIGADVMSRYKRMDGYNVFFLTGTDEHGQKIYESAKAKGMTAQELTDEMAENFKRLLPVLNISNDDFIRTTEKRHERVVQSIFSKLMDQGDIYKGTYKGLYCVPCETYVPESSMGENNTCPDCGRPLVEMEEESYFFKTSRYADRLLKYYEENLKAIMPKTRYNEIVSFIKSGLRDQSVSRTSISWGIPVPGDEKHVIYVWFDALINYLTACGYEDDPEKLAAFWPNVHHLMAKDIIRFHCVIWPIMVMALGLKPPVRVFSHGWWTMEGEKMSKSKGNVVDPFEMVDLYGADAFRYFLLRQVPFGMDGDFSEAAMAQRINSDLANDLGNLLSRTVSMVLKYRDGIVPSPSDLSPLDIELSEVARKALETYREKMDDFAFDEALKAAWGLIGRANKYIDETMPWKLGNEGSKEPLDAVLWGLVESLKLVSMMISPFMPETGHRVWSQLGFCGDPANLQWEHYRWGEPTAGMLSVHRSKDVLFPRIDMKEWEEAKNKRDIAKGKVVDPGEHEPQITIDDFAKIELRVAQIVKVEEVPRARRLYKLEIDLGYERRTIVSSLKEDFTAEELQGHKIVVVANLKPAKMCGVQSDGMLLAASLPGHDGLSLLAPFEDIPLGSRVH; translated from the coding sequence ATGTCAGATTCCAAGCACTTTTACATAACCACGCCGATCTATTACGTCAACGACGTGCCTCATATCGGTCACGCCTATACCACCATAGGGGCGGACGTTATGTCCCGTTACAAGAGGATGGACGGCTACAATGTGTTTTTTCTCACCGGAACGGACGAGCATGGACAGAAAATCTACGAGAGTGCCAAGGCCAAGGGGATGACCGCCCAGGAACTTACGGACGAGATGGCGGAGAACTTCAAGAGGCTTTTGCCCGTGTTGAATATATCCAACGACGATTTTATCAGAACCACCGAAAAGAGGCATGAGAGGGTTGTCCAGTCCATATTCTCCAAACTCATGGACCAGGGGGATATCTACAAGGGGACCTACAAGGGCCTATACTGCGTGCCCTGCGAGACCTACGTTCCCGAGAGCAGCATGGGAGAGAACAACACCTGCCCTGATTGCGGTCGTCCCTTAGTGGAGATGGAGGAGGAAAGCTACTTCTTCAAGACCTCCCGCTACGCCGACAGACTTTTGAAGTATTACGAGGAGAATCTGAAGGCTATAATGCCCAAGACTCGCTACAACGAGATAGTCAGCTTTATCAAAAGTGGCCTCAGGGATCAGTCGGTTTCCCGAACCTCCATATCCTGGGGCATTCCAGTTCCGGGGGACGAGAAACACGTCATATACGTTTGGTTCGACGCCCTTATAAACTACCTCACTGCCTGCGGTTACGAGGACGACCCGGAGAAACTGGCGGCATTCTGGCCCAACGTTCATCATCTCATGGCGAAGGACATAATACGTTTCCACTGCGTCATCTGGCCCATCATGGTGATGGCCCTGGGACTGAAACCTCCCGTCAGGGTCTTCTCCCACGGGTGGTGGACCATGGAGGGGGAGAAAATGTCCAAGTCCAAGGGCAACGTGGTGGATCCCTTCGAGATGGTCGATCTCTACGGTGCCGACGCTTTCCGATACTTCCTGTTGCGACAGGTCCCCTTCGGTATGGACGGAGACTTCTCCGAGGCCGCCATGGCACAGAGGATCAACTCCGATCTGGCCAACGACCTGGGGAATCTCCTCAGCCGGACCGTGTCGATGGTTTTGAAATACAGGGACGGGATAGTGCCGAGTCCCTCCGATCTCTCGCCCCTTGACATAGAGCTTTCCGAGGTGGCTAGAAAAGCGCTCGAGACCTACAGGGAAAAGATGGACGATTTCGCCTTCGACGAAGCTCTCAAGGCCGCCTGGGGGCTTATCGGAAGGGCAAATAAATACATAGACGAGACCATGCCTTGGAAATTAGGCAACGAAGGGTCTAAAGAGCCTCTGGACGCCGTGCTGTGGGGACTTGTGGAGAGCCTTAAGTTGGTATCCATGATGATATCTCCCTTCATGCCAGAGACCGGTCATAGGGTCTGGTCTCAGCTTGGCTTCTGCGGCGACCCCGCCAACCTCCAGTGGGAACACTACCGCTGGGGAGAGCCTACCGCCGGCATGTTATCCGTCCACAGGAGCAAGGATGTGCTGTTTCCCAGGATAGACATGAAGGAATGGGAGGAAGCAAAAAACAAGAGGGATATCGCAAAAGGCAAGGTAGTCGATCCGGGGGAGCACGAACCTCAGATAACCATAGACGATTTCGCCAAGATAGAGCTCAGGGTAGCCCAGATAGTGAAGGTGGAGGAGGTTCCCAGGGCCAGGAGGCTGTATAAGCTCGAGATCGATCTGGGATACGAGAGGAGAACTATAGTCTCCAGCCTCAAGGAAGACTTCACCGCCGAAGAGCTTCAGGGACATAAAATAGTCGTCGTGGCCAACCTGAAACCAGCCAAGATGTGTGGTGTTCAGAGCGACGGAATGCTTTTGGCCGCATCTCTGCCGGGGCACGACGGGCTGTCCCTACTGGCCCCCTTTGAGGATATACCTCTGGGCAGCAGGGTTCATTAG
- the rsmI gene encoding 16S rRNA (cytidine(1402)-2'-O)-methyltransferase yields MPLIVIPTPVGNMDDITLRALEELGKADVVACEDTRHSGLLLKRHGIDARLLSYHKHNEAGRSEELLDLLARDKRVALISDAGTPGISDPGYEIVRKAVDEGFEIDVLPGATAFVPALILSGLPPHPFLFFGFLSDREGDRIRELTGLKDIPWTLVFYVSPHKVVRHLESMISVFGDRKSALVREISKIHQEALRGSLTAVLRKAESGLKGEMVLVVEGASVDSGDEEARWKERALDMAQKGMSLKDVTSILSEELGIPKNPIKKWLLGQKGIK; encoded by the coding sequence ATGCCCCTGATAGTTATACCGACCCCGGTGGGCAACATGGACGACATAACCTTGCGAGCTCTGGAGGAACTTGGAAAGGCCGATGTCGTGGCCTGCGAGGACACCAGACACTCTGGGTTGCTCCTCAAACGTCACGGAATAGACGCCAGGCTGCTCTCGTATCATAAACACAATGAAGCCGGCAGGTCGGAGGAGCTGTTGGATCTTCTGGCTCGAGATAAAAGAGTGGCTCTGATATCCGATGCGGGAACCCCCGGCATATCCGATCCGGGATACGAGATCGTAAGAAAAGCCGTGGACGAAGGCTTCGAGATAGACGTCCTTCCCGGGGCGACCGCCTTCGTACCGGCCCTGATTTTGTCGGGGCTTCCTCCCCATCCCTTTCTGTTTTTCGGGTTCCTGTCCGACAGGGAAGGTGACAGGATCAGAGAGTTGACAGGGCTCAAGGACATCCCCTGGACGCTGGTCTTCTACGTGTCGCCACACAAGGTCGTTAGACATCTCGAATCGATGATATCCGTCTTCGGGGACAGAAAATCGGCTCTGGTAAGGGAGATCAGCAAGATCCATCAGGAAGCCTTGCGGGGATCCTTGACGGCAGTTCTCCGAAAGGCCGAGTCGGGATTAAAGGGGGAGATGGTCCTGGTCGTGGAGGGGGCCTCCGTTGATTCCGGAGACGAAGAGGCCCGGTGGAAAGAGAGGGCTCTCGATATGGCCCAGAAGGGGATGTCCCTGAAGGACGTTACCTCGATTCTTTCGGAGGAACTGGGAATACCGAAAAACCCGATAAAAAAATGGCTCCTAGGACAAAAGGGGATAAAATAG
- the tgt gene encoding tRNA guanosine(34) transglycosylase Tgt yields the protein MFEFRVQAVCPETGARAGELVTPHGVIETPVFMPVGTRATVKAMSPREMEEIEAQIVLSNTYHLYLRPGVELIEKAGGLHRFMNWHRPILTDSGGFQVFSLSGINRIKEDGVEFSSHLDGSRHFMTPELATRVQEGLGSDIAMCFDQCVELPCDEKTARKSVERTLRWARRCKEVHRRDDQALFGIVQGALFDDLRKDCAKELISMDFPGYSIGGLSVGESHDEMYRILDLLNPILPQEKPRYLMGVGFPTNLVEGVARGVDMFDCVLPTRNGRNGTLLTSRGKFNIKHSRFEEDWGPIDPDCDCYACREFSRAYIRHLYRSGEMLGARLCSWHNLRYLISLMKGAREAILEGRFPQFRDGFHELFSTGKAL from the coding sequence ATGTTCGAGTTCAGAGTCCAGGCGGTATGTCCCGAGACCGGAGCCAGAGCGGGAGAGCTCGTAACCCCTCACGGAGTAATAGAGACGCCGGTGTTCATGCCGGTCGGAACCAGGGCAACGGTAAAGGCGATGTCTCCCAGGGAGATGGAGGAGATAGAGGCCCAGATAGTCCTCTCCAACACCTACCATCTCTACCTTAGGCCGGGAGTGGAGCTGATAGAGAAAGCAGGCGGGCTCCATCGTTTCATGAACTGGCATCGCCCGATACTTACCGACAGCGGAGGGTTTCAGGTCTTCTCTCTCTCCGGAATAAACCGCATCAAAGAGGACGGAGTCGAGTTCTCCTCCCATCTGGACGGAAGCAGACACTTCATGACCCCCGAGTTGGCTACCAGGGTCCAGGAGGGATTGGGCAGCGACATAGCCATGTGTTTCGATCAATGCGTAGAGTTGCCCTGCGACGAGAAAACGGCGAGAAAAAGCGTAGAGAGAACCCTGAGGTGGGCGAGACGATGCAAGGAAGTACACCGTAGGGACGATCAGGCGCTTTTCGGGATAGTCCAGGGGGCTCTCTTCGACGATCTGAGAAAAGACTGTGCCAAAGAGCTCATATCGATGGATTTCCCGGGGTACTCCATCGGAGGACTTTCCGTGGGAGAAAGTCACGATGAAATGTACCGCATTCTGGATCTGTTGAATCCGATTTTGCCGCAGGAAAAACCGAGGTATCTGATGGGAGTCGGTTTTCCCACCAACCTGGTGGAGGGGGTTGCGAGGGGAGTGGATATGTTCGACTGTGTGTTGCCCACCAGAAACGGTCGCAACGGCACGCTCCTGACCTCCAGAGGCAAGTTCAACATCAAACACAGTCGCTTCGAGGAGGATTGGGGACCGATAGATCCTGACTGCGACTGTTACGCCTGTAGAGAGTTCTCCAGGGCCTATATCAGGCACCTCTACAGGTCCGGTGAGATGCTCGGAGCCAGGCTGTGCAGCTGGCATAACCTCAGATACCTGATATCTCTCATGAAGGGAGCCAGAGAGGCCATACTGGAAGGGCGTTTTCCTCAGTTTCGGGACGGTTTCCACGAGCTTTTTTCCACGGGTAAGGCTCTATGA
- a CDS encoding tRNA1(Val) (adenine(37)-N6)-methyltransferase: MINLKSISEDSINGVNIKLLQPLKGPRVNVDTVLLAGFSKVRRGERVCELGCAHGAVSLILAKRKEISVVGLDIQENLVHMAEKNRELNELSDRASFIHGDLREIHKILPPQGFDVVVANPPYGDPIRHRTGNRSENVLARHGVACSVEDVAEACRYLLGDKGRAYFVFAAERLVDLLCALRSRGVEPKALRAVHPREGKDASVFLVKALRSASPGIRLLPPLRINDDGGNYTEELLDFYSPEGSPCP, translated from the coding sequence ATGATAAACCTTAAGTCCATAAGCGAAGATTCCATAAACGGCGTGAATATAAAATTGTTGCAGCCTTTAAAGGGGCCGAGGGTAAACGTCGATACGGTCCTTCTCGCGGGGTTTTCGAAGGTTCGTAGAGGCGAGAGGGTCTGTGAGCTGGGTTGCGCTCACGGTGCCGTCTCCCTAATTCTGGCTAAGAGAAAGGAAATTTCCGTGGTCGGCCTGGATATACAGGAAAACCTGGTCCATATGGCGGAGAAAAACCGGGAGCTCAACGAACTATCGGACAGGGCCTCTTTTATACACGGAGACCTACGGGAAATACATAAAATACTACCCCCTCAGGGATTCGACGTCGTAGTGGCAAACCCTCCATACGGCGATCCGATCAGACACAGGACCGGCAACAGATCGGAAAACGTGCTGGCGAGACACGGAGTGGCCTGTTCCGTGGAGGACGTGGCGGAGGCCTGCCGGTATCTTTTGGGAGACAAGGGAAGAGCCTACTTCGTCTTTGCCGCCGAGAGGCTGGTGGACTTACTCTGTGCCCTCAGGTCCCGCGGGGTGGAACCTAAAGCTTTAAGGGCCGTCCATCCCAGAGAGGGCAAGGACGCCTCCGTCTTTCTGGTGAAGGCCCTCCGGTCGGCCTCTCCAGGCATAAGGCTTCTTCCTCCTCTGAGGATAAACGACGACGGCGGTAACTACACCGAGGAGCTGCTGGATTTCTACTCCCCGGAGGGATCGCCATGCCCCTGA
- the rpoB gene encoding DNA-directed RNA polymerase subunit beta, with amino-acid sequence MAEFVPVGKKRSRLTFGRVRDLVEIPDMVEVQRDSYRSFFQEDVDPDKRDSVGLQELLDEIFPIESYDGSFALEFVRYYLDRPATTQEESQQKDCTWHRPVRATIRLVNRKNLEIKEEEIFLGDFPMMTERGTFIINGTERVVVNQLARSAGIYFKVDYSAPVAETFTAKIIPDRGAWLEFAMGSGDALHVNIDNRKKLPGTLLLKAFGVSSNEEMLRLFGGEIEEVDISEELLIGRLLGETVLDESGNVVIRKEERIGKEELERLWDLGRTRVKVWDVNPVFAATLEKDFTNNSDEAMLEIFRRLRPNDPARIENAREYIDSLFFDSRRYTLGRVGRYKLNRRLKLDLPDREYLLTIDDLVRIVKGIIVLRDTEEQRDVVSFPDVTEEFPDDIDHLGNRRVRSVGELLQNQVRIGLLRMERRAKERMTTVADLTKAMARDLINVRPISAALREFFGSGQLSQYMDQNNPLSELTHRRRLSALGPGGLSRERAGFEARDVHYTHYGRICPIETPEGPNIGLVTSLSTYSKVNQYGFLVTPRRPVAEGVVSLNPEDVVYLAADEEDNAYVGRANTPYDESTGRLSEEYCYARYRGRIVEVPKEKIDYLDISPKQIVSASTALIPFLEHDDANRALMGSNMQRQAVPLLLPEAPRVGTGMEGRIAKDSGSCVVAPEDGVVTYVDADRIEIRSDLGVYRSMSLQKFKRSNQGTIIHQKPTVSKGDVVSKGEIMADGQSVDQGELALGRNVLIAFIPWEGYNYEDAILLSERLVKEDFFTSIHIEEYEMDARDTKLGPEEITRDIPNVGEDALKDLDEFGVVRVGAEVNAGDILVGKVTPKGESDQSPEEKLLRAIFGEKAREVRDTSLHVPHGARGKVVAVKKLNKDENSDSLSPGVNEVVKVYVAQLRKITVGDKMSGRHGNKGVVSRVLPVEDMPYLPDGTPVDVCLNPLGVPSRMNLGQVLETILATVAVANDWHVATPVFEGAQEDEIYDLLDKLSQENPDYSSLTRGGTMQLIDGRTGEPMEYKTTVGHMYMLKLNHLVDDKLHARSIGPYSLITQQPLGGKAQFGGQRFGEMEVWALQGYGAAHVLQEMLTVKSDDIHGRLKTYEKIVKGQNLTRPGVPESFKVLVKELEGLGLGVDIEYNDGTIGPLLPDEDDEQSNSAPIPPKVEVVPAVAPEAASAPTPKEMEEMIFGNGEPSAKEDNASDKGQNDGDEVSTENASDSSTVENDDAKGADR; translated from the coding sequence ATGGCCGAATTCGTACCCGTGGGCAAAAAGCGCAGCCGCCTCACCTTTGGGCGTGTCCGAGATCTAGTGGAGATCCCGGATATGGTCGAGGTGCAGCGAGATTCCTACCGAAGCTTTTTTCAGGAGGATGTCGATCCCGACAAAAGGGACAGCGTAGGGCTTCAGGAACTTCTCGACGAGATTTTCCCGATTGAAAGTTACGACGGCTCCTTTGCCCTGGAGTTCGTCCGATACTATCTGGACAGGCCAGCCACCACACAGGAGGAGTCGCAACAGAAGGACTGTACCTGGCATCGGCCCGTCCGAGCCACCATAAGACTCGTAAACAGGAAGAACCTGGAGATCAAGGAAGAGGAGATCTTTCTCGGCGACTTTCCGATGATGACAGAGAGGGGAACCTTCATCATCAACGGAACCGAAAGGGTCGTCGTCAATCAGCTTGCCCGCTCCGCGGGGATCTACTTCAAGGTGGACTATTCCGCTCCGGTGGCCGAGACCTTCACCGCAAAGATAATCCCCGATAGAGGGGCCTGGCTGGAGTTTGCCATGGGGAGCGGAGATGCTCTCCACGTCAATATAGACAACCGTAAGAAACTTCCCGGAACCCTTCTTCTAAAGGCTTTCGGAGTCTCGTCCAACGAGGAGATGCTTCGTCTTTTCGGGGGGGAGATAGAGGAGGTCGACATATCGGAGGAGCTTCTGATCGGCAGGCTTCTCGGCGAGACCGTATTGGACGAGAGCGGAAACGTCGTAATCCGCAAGGAGGAGCGTATCGGGAAGGAAGAGCTAGAACGGCTCTGGGATCTCGGTCGGACTAGGGTAAAGGTATGGGACGTCAACCCCGTTTTCGCCGCTACCTTGGAGAAGGATTTTACCAACAACAGCGACGAGGCTATGTTGGAGATATTCCGCAGGCTTCGTCCTAACGATCCGGCCAGAATAGAGAACGCCAGAGAGTACATAGACAGCCTGTTCTTCGATTCCCGTCGTTATACTCTGGGCCGTGTCGGTCGTTACAAGCTCAACAGACGGCTGAAGCTGGACCTTCCCGACAGGGAGTACCTGCTCACGATAGACGACCTGGTGAGAATCGTCAAGGGAATAATCGTCCTCAGGGACACGGAGGAGCAGAGGGACGTGGTCTCCTTCCCCGACGTCACCGAGGAGTTCCCCGACGATATCGACCACCTCGGCAACAGAAGGGTCCGTTCCGTAGGCGAGCTTCTTCAGAATCAGGTCAGAATAGGCCTTCTGCGGATGGAGAGAAGAGCCAAAGAGCGTATGACCACCGTGGCGGATCTCACCAAGGCAATGGCCAGGGACCTCATAAACGTCAGGCCCATATCGGCGGCCCTCAGGGAGTTCTTCGGTTCGGGGCAGCTGTCGCAGTACATGGACCAGAACAACCCCCTGTCCGAACTGACCCACAGGCGGAGGCTTTCCGCCCTGGGACCGGGAGGTCTTAGCAGAGAAAGGGCTGGCTTCGAGGCTAGAGACGTCCATTACACCCACTATGGCCGTATCTGCCCCATCGAGACCCCCGAGGGGCCCAATATCGGGTTGGTCACGTCTCTGTCTACCTATTCAAAGGTCAACCAATACGGTTTCCTGGTTACCCCTCGTCGTCCCGTGGCAGAGGGCGTTGTATCGTTGAATCCCGAGGACGTCGTCTACCTGGCAGCGGACGAGGAGGACAACGCCTACGTGGGAAGGGCTAATACCCCTTACGACGAAAGTACCGGTCGTCTTTCCGAGGAGTACTGCTACGCCCGTTACAGAGGGCGCATAGTCGAGGTTCCTAAGGAGAAGATCGACTATCTGGACATATCTCCTAAGCAGATCGTCTCTGCCTCGACGGCTTTGATCCCTTTTCTGGAGCATGACGATGCCAATAGAGCCTTGATGGGCTCGAACATGCAACGTCAGGCCGTCCCGCTTCTACTTCCAGAGGCTCCGAGGGTCGGGACCGGCATGGAGGGCAGGATAGCAAAGGACTCTGGCTCCTGCGTGGTGGCTCCAGAGGACGGAGTAGTCACCTATGTAGACGCAGATAGAATAGAGATAAGAAGCGACCTGGGAGTATATCGTTCCATGTCTCTTCAGAAGTTCAAGAGGTCCAATCAGGGTACCATCATCCATCAGAAGCCTACGGTCTCGAAGGGCGATGTCGTCTCCAAAGGCGAGATAATGGCCGACGGGCAGTCGGTGGACCAGGGAGAGCTGGCTCTTGGACGCAACGTTCTCATTGCCTTTATTCCCTGGGAGGGGTACAACTACGAGGATGCCATCCTCCTCAGCGAGAGATTGGTAAAGGAGGATTTCTTTACCTCCATACACATAGAGGAATACGAGATGGACGCCAGGGACACCAAGCTCGGGCCGGAGGAGATAACCAGGGATATCCCGAACGTCGGAGAGGACGCGCTTAAAGACCTCGACGAGTTCGGAGTGGTTCGCGTCGGAGCCGAGGTCAACGCCGGGGATATCCTGGTCGGAAAGGTGACCCCCAAGGGCGAGTCGGATCAGTCTCCGGAGGAGAAGTTGCTCAGGGCCATCTTCGGCGAAAAAGCCAGAGAGGTCAGGGACACGTCACTTCACGTTCCCCATGGAGCCAGAGGAAAGGTCGTCGCGGTCAAGAAACTGAACAAGGACGAGAATAGCGACTCCCTCAGTCCCGGTGTCAACGAGGTGGTCAAGGTCTACGTGGCCCAGCTCAGGAAGATCACCGTCGGAGACAAGATGTCCGGACGTCACGGCAACAAGGGGGTCGTTTCCAGGGTCCTTCCCGTAGAGGATATGCCCTATCTTCCCGACGGAACTCCCGTGGACGTCTGCCTCAACCCCCTCGGGGTTCCGAGTCGAATGAACCTCGGACAGGTTCTCGAGACCATACTTGCCACCGTGGCAGTTGCCAACGACTGGCACGTAGCTACTCCGGTTTTCGAAGGGGCACAGGAAGACGAGATCTACGATCTGCTCGATAAACTCAGTCAGGAGAACCCGGACTACTCCTCTCTGACCAGAGGCGGGACCATGCAGCTCATAGACGGTAGAACCGGGGAGCCCATGGAGTACAAGACCACCGTTGGGCACATGTACATGCTGAAGCTTAATCACCTGGTGGACGATAAACTGCACGCTCGATCCATAGGACCTTACAGTCTCATAACCCAACAGCCTCTGGGCGGTAAGGCCCAGTTCGGCGGACAGCGCTTCGGAGAGATGGAGGTCTGGGCCCTTCAGGGGTACGGAGCCGCTCATGTCCTTCAGGAAATGTTGACGGTAAAATCCGACGATATCCACGGTCGACTCAAGACCTACGAGAAAATCGTAAAAGGTCAGAATCTGACCAGGCCGGGGGTTCCCGAGAGCTTCAAGGTTCTTGTAAAAGAGCTCGAGGGGCTGGGCTTGGGGGTCGATATAGAGTACAACGACGGCACCATCGGTCCTCTTCTTCCCGACGAGGACGACGAACAGAGCAACTCCGCTCCCATTCCGCCCAAGGTGGAGGTCGTTCCGGCCGTTGCTCCGGAGGCGGCATCTGCTCCTACACCGAAGGAGATGGAGGAGATGATCTTCGGGAACGGAGAGCCCAGCGCCAAGGAAGATAATGCCTCCGACAAGGGGCAAAACGACGGCGATGAGGTGTCGACGGAGAACGCCTCGGATAGTTCCACAGTCGAGAACGATGATGCGAAAGGAGCTGACCGCTAA
- a CDS encoding L-threonylcarbamoyladenylate synthase translates to MRVPIKVDRWNPDREVIDRAVSILKAGGLVGFPTETVYGLGADGLDGKAVSGIFEAKGRPSDNPLILHVGDPESVRKVAEVDDRADMIMKNLWPGPLTLVLPALPIVPPEVTAGLDTVGVRMPSHPVALALLQACPFPIAAPSANTSGRPSPTDAETVARDLEDRVDLIIDGGSTDVGLESTVLDVTGEVPVLLRPGGLSVEALVDLLGEIALPVGDLELKRSPGTRYRHYAPSVPLFLWVPEENGRPDFGGICRYIGMVEPVFPVDKSIIFDSVESYGRGLFSALRELEREWDGPIVAQWPDSDGIGLALRDRLRRASGDR, encoded by the coding sequence ATGAGGGTGCCGATAAAGGTAGATCGCTGGAACCCCGATAGGGAGGTCATCGATAGGGCGGTCTCCATCCTCAAGGCGGGAGGTTTGGTTGGGTTCCCCACCGAGACGGTCTACGGACTGGGTGCCGACGGGCTCGACGGAAAGGCCGTCTCTGGCATATTCGAGGCTAAGGGCCGACCGTCGGACAACCCTTTGATATTGCACGTCGGAGATCCAGAGTCGGTGAGAAAGGTAGCCGAGGTGGACGATCGAGCTGATATGATCATGAAAAACCTCTGGCCCGGCCCTCTTACACTGGTGTTGCCCGCCTTGCCCATCGTACCTCCAGAGGTTACCGCTGGTTTGGACACGGTGGGAGTCCGAATGCCCTCTCATCCCGTGGCGCTGGCCCTTCTCCAGGCCTGCCCATTTCCCATCGCTGCTCCCAGCGCCAACACCAGCGGGAGGCCCAGTCCTACGGATGCGGAGACGGTGGCTCGAGACCTTGAAGACAGGGTAGATCTGATAATAGACGGAGGATCCACCGACGTGGGGCTGGAGTCAACCGTATTGGACGTTACCGGAGAGGTCCCTGTCTTGCTTAGACCCGGCGGACTTTCGGTGGAGGCTCTGGTGGATCTTTTGGGCGAGATAGCTCTTCCGGTCGGAGATCTGGAACTTAAGAGATCTCCCGGTACCAGGTATCGTCATTACGCTCCTTCGGTCCCGCTTTTTTTATGGGTACCTGAGGAGAACGGCCGCCCTGATTTTGGCGGAATATGCCGTTATATAGGCATGGTCGAGCCGGTTTTTCCGGTGGATAAGTCGATAATCTTCGATTCCGTCGAGAGCTATGGAAGAGGTCTTTTTTCCGCCCTGAGAGAGTTGGAACGAGAGTGGGATGGGCCTATAGTGGCCCAGTGGCCCGATTCTGATGGAATAGGACTGGCCCTAAGGGACAGACTTCGCAGAGCTTCCGGCGATCGTTGA
- a CDS encoding TatD family hydrolase, with translation MTPYIDGHCHLNSPELRGELERHIDEARSAGVERMLVVGTDLRTSEEAISISRGHFDSGVRASVGVHPHDASSVGSSLPEALTDLAKDPVVVAIGEVGLDYHYNYSPVKVQRDVMISQILWAEEADLPIVFHVRDAFDDFFSILRDYPVGPERAVVHCFSGSLKEAKSCLDLGFYLGFGGMITFKRADGIRECLASCPIDRIILETDSPWLAPVPLRGKTNSPLNMPLIYKAAAEVLRVRDSVVADAVWTNGMNLYRWENE, from the coding sequence ATGACGCCTTACATAGACGGACATTGCCATCTCAACTCGCCGGAGCTTAGGGGGGAGCTAGAGCGTCATATAGACGAAGCTCGTTCCGCCGGAGTCGAGAGGATGTTGGTGGTGGGAACCGACCTTCGGACCAGCGAGGAGGCCATCTCCATATCGAGGGGGCACTTCGACTCGGGAGTCAGGGCATCGGTGGGGGTTCATCCCCACGATGCCTCGTCCGTCGGTTCTTCCTTGCCGGAGGCACTTACGGATCTGGCTAAAGACCCTGTCGTGGTCGCAATAGGGGAGGTAGGTCTGGACTATCACTATAATTATTCGCCTGTCAAGGTTCAACGCGACGTCATGATATCCCAGATCCTATGGGCCGAGGAGGCGGATCTTCCGATCGTCTTCCACGTTAGGGATGCCTTCGACGATTTTTTCTCCATATTGAGGGATTATCCCGTTGGTCCTGAACGGGCTGTGGTCCACTGTTTCTCCGGTTCACTAAAGGAAGCGAAATCCTGTCTGGATCTGGGGTTCTACCTGGGCTTCGGCGGAATGATAACATTCAAGAGGGCCGACGGTATAAGGGAATGCCTGGCGTCCTGCCCTATTGACAGGATCATCCTTGAGACGGACTCCCCTTGGCTCGCTCCGGTTCCCCTCAGGGGTAAGACCAACAGCCCTCTTAACATGCCCTTGATATACAAGGCTGCGGCGGAGGTCTTGAGGGTTCGGGATTCCGTTGTGGCCGATGCGGTGTGGACCAACGGTATGAATTTATATCGATGGGAGAACGAATGA